The Dehalococcoidia bacterium sequence GTACGGTGTCGGGCCGTCGTGGCCGGCGCCGAGGATGCGCACGAAGCCGGGCTGTTGCACCGCCTGAAAGCGCCGGCCGATGTTGAGGAACGTCTCCACGACATCCGGCCGCGCCGCGTCATCCGGCTGCAGCTCCTTGCGGGCGATGGGGCCATCGGGGCCGCTGTGCCGGTAGAGCATGGTCATGCCGCCGGACCCGCGCCGCCCAGGCCCCGTCACCACGGCCGCGGGCGCCGCGGGCGCGCTCTCCGCGCCTGGCGGCGTCGCGGAAGGCGGGGCGGCCGCTGGAGGCAGCGGCGGCGTCGCGTCCTCAGCCGCGCGGCCCTGCGTGGCGATGATCGTGCGGTCGTCGTAGGGGCCGGCGGGGGGCGCCACGGGCGGGGCGACGGGCTGCGGCAACGGCGACACCGGCTGCGCCGGACGCTGGCCCGGCGTGGCGATCACGAGCGTGTTGCCCCCCTCCGCTTCGGGCTCGGGCGGATGCGGCAGGTTGGGCGCGGGGATGATGATCGTGCCTTGCTCTTCCTGCATCGCGGGCGGCGCGGCAGGCGGCACGGGCACGGGCACGGGCTGTTCCGCGTGGACCGGCGGCGCTGGAGGCGTCGGCGGTGTTGGCGGTGCGGCTTGCGGCTGGCCCGCGGGCGGCGCCGGCTGCGGGGTCTCGGCGACCGACGGCGGGGCCGGTTCAAAGGCGGGCTCGGCGGCAGGGGGCGCGACCGGCGGAGCAACGTGCGCCGCGGCGGCAGGGGCCGCGACGAGCTGCTCGCGCCGCGGCCAGCGCGCCGCGGGCAGCGTCCCCTCGGGCAGGCCGCACCACTGCTGCAGATCGTCGCAGGCGTTGTGCCAGCGCTGCGCGGCCTGCTCGGCCCGATCGAGCAGCGCCGCATCGCCGGCCGCGAGCGCGGCCGTGCCGCTGGCCAGCAGCGCGCCGAGCGTGGCATCGCGCAGGCGGCTGGCGGGCGTGCCCCAGTAGGGCAGCCAGGCGCCGCGCAATCGGGCGGCCAGCGCCAGCGCCCGCGAGGCGTAGGCCGGGTCGAGCGGGGCGGCGCCCGGCTCGCCTTCCGGTACCAGCCGTCCAAGCTCGGCCAGCGCGGGCGCCAGCAGCGCGGTCAGATCGGCCAGGGCGCGGCGGTCGCGCTCGGCCGGCGCGGCCGTGCGCGCCGCCTTGATCGCCGCGGCCAGGTCACGCTCCGGCTCGACGCCGCCGGCCAGCGCCAGGGTGATCGCCCGGCCGTGGTCGGCGGTGTGCAGGCGGATCTCCGTCAGGCCGGCGAGGTCCGTTTCGGGGTCGGCCAGCCAGTTGAGCGGCACACTCCAGGTCTCGTGTCGGCCGGCGAAGCAGAGCGCGTCGCCGGCGATCCACAGCTCACCCT is a genomic window containing:
- a CDS encoding serine/threonine-protein kinase, with translation MAEEQQSSQSGWHAAAYQVRGPGARRGGPSQFGDAHGESFNAPGRRAGAAAMPGDEGELWIAGDALCFAGRHETWSVPLNWLADPETDLAGLTEIRLHTADHGRAITLALAGGVEPERDLAAAIKAARTAAPAERDRRALADLTALLAPALAELGRLVPEGEPGAAPLDPAYASRALALAARLRGAWLPYWGTPASRLRDATLGALLASGTAALAAGDAALLDRAEQAAQRWHNACDDLQQWCGLPEGTLPAARWPRREQLVAAPAAAAHVAPPVAPPAAEPAFEPAPPSVAETPQPAPPAGQPQAAPPTPPTPPAPPVHAEQPVPVPVPPAAPPAMQEEQGTIIIPAPNLPHPPEPEAEGGNTLVIATPGQRPAQPVSPLPQPVAPPVAPPAGPYDDRTIIATQGRAAEDATPPLPPAAAPPSATPPGAESAPAAPAAVVTGPGRRGSGGMTMLYRHSGPDGPIARKELQPDDAARPDVVETFLNIGRRFQAVQQPGFVRILGAGHDGPTPYIDMEFVEGESMSARFGRMAVPAPQALEIAGQIAAAVDAVHQAGVVHGDLRPQNVLIEPGGRVVLLEPSVACDFALEHARGTVYGDLAYLTPERARGDAQSAPSDIYALATLTYALLAGRPPFLFENDPGQIFTAHAEEPPPPLDSLLPGAPPAASAVLARALAKRPNERPVGGAAFVADLRRAFGMGGAVQPPATIQVGAAPPPGPAPSPAPPPQAGPVPAPVPPPSPPAAPPAPRPGASPLGNRGVSPLGNRGASPLGQQHTPPPVPPPAPPRNDDPPDDDFDKTVIVRPR